The Pyrococcus horikoshii OT3 genome includes a window with the following:
- a CDS encoding NUDIX domain-containing protein, translating into MKRYALLIKAPDDYDISGFEKKIKETGKKEGIKVEMYRCIGLTVDIVIIYNNGIVLIRRKNEPYKGFLALPGGFVEYGEKVEDAAIREAKEETGLDVKLLRIVGVYSDPRRDPRGHTVTVAFLAVGSGELKAGDDAKDVTVVPINEIERIKEKLAFDHAKIIEDALTLKP; encoded by the coding sequence ATGAAAAGGTATGCTCTGCTTATAAAAGCTCCCGATGATTACGATATATCAGGTTTCGAGAAGAAGATTAAAGAAACGGGCAAAAAAGAGGGAATTAAAGTCGAAATGTATAGATGCATAGGACTCACGGTCGACATAGTTATAATCTATAACAATGGAATCGTCCTTATAAGGAGGAAGAACGAACCATATAAGGGATTTTTAGCCCTTCCTGGGGGATTCGTTGAGTATGGGGAAAAGGTCGAAGATGCAGCAATTAGGGAAGCCAAAGAGGAGACTGGCTTAGACGTAAAGCTCCTCAGAATAGTTGGAGTTTACTCCGATCCCCGCAGAGATCCAAGGGGACACACAGTAACTGTAGCATTCCTAGCGGTTGGAAGCGGTGAACTTAAAGCAGGAGATGATGCTAAAGATGTTACAGTTGTTCCCATTAATGAAATTGAAAGGATAAAGGAAAAGCTTGCATTTGACCATGCAAAGATAATAGAGGATGCCCTCACACTAAAACCTTAA
- a CDS encoding Mrp/NBP35 family ATP-binding protein: MIDPREIAISSRLEKVRNVIPVVSGKGGVGKSLISTTLALLLREKGYKVGLLDLDFHGASDHVILGFEPKEFPEEDKGVVPPEVNGVKFMTIVYYTENKPTPLRGKEVSDALIELLTITRWDELDYLVIDMPPGLGDPFLDVLRFLKRGKFIVVATPSKLALNVVEKLIQLLKEENREILGIIENMKLDEEEDVKNLAKRHGINYLLGVPFYRDLEEKIGKVEELLKTPFADKLREVIKVLV; the protein is encoded by the coding sequence ATGATTGACCCCAGGGAAATAGCTATCTCTTCAAGATTGGAGAAAGTCAGGAACGTCATCCCAGTTGTTAGTGGGAAAGGTGGTGTTGGTAAATCCCTTATCTCAACAACGTTGGCCTTGCTCCTAAGGGAGAAGGGGTATAAGGTAGGGCTTTTGGATCTGGACTTCCATGGAGCTAGTGATCATGTTATCCTGGGGTTTGAGCCTAAAGAGTTCCCAGAGGAAGATAAGGGTGTTGTTCCCCCAGAAGTTAACGGTGTAAAGTTCATGACCATAGTTTATTATACCGAGAATAAGCCGACGCCGTTAAGGGGGAAAGAAGTTAGTGATGCCTTGATAGAGTTACTAACGATAACTAGGTGGGATGAGTTGGATTACCTCGTAATTGACATGCCTCCGGGGCTCGGTGATCCCTTCTTGGATGTTCTTAGGTTTCTCAAAAGGGGTAAGTTCATAGTCGTTGCAACTCCCTCTAAATTAGCCCTAAACGTTGTAGAAAAACTAATCCAATTACTCAAGGAAGAGAACAGGGAAATCCTCGGGATAATTGAGAATATGAAACTAGACGAAGAGGAAGACGTTAAAAATCTAGCTAAAAGGCATGGCATAAACTATTTACTCGGGGTACCTTTTTACAGGGATCTTGAAGAGAAGATAGGGAAGGTCGAGGAATTATTGAAAACTCCATTTGCTGATAAGCTGAGGGAGGTCATTAAGGTTTTAGTGTGA
- the hypA gene encoding hydrogenase nickel incorporation protein HypA encodes MHEWALADAIVRTVLEHAQKENASKVLAVKVVLGELQDVDAKIVEFAMNELFKGTIAEGAEIIFEEEEAVFKCRNCGYEWRLSEVREKLDERMREDIHFIPEVVHAFLSCPRCGSHDFEVVKGRGVYIAGIKIEKEGEQ; translated from the coding sequence ATGCACGAGTGGGCCCTGGCAGATGCTATAGTTAGAACTGTTCTCGAGCATGCTCAAAAGGAAAATGCCTCTAAAGTTCTGGCAGTAAAGGTAGTTTTAGGCGAACTTCAAGATGTTGATGCTAAAATAGTTGAATTTGCCATGAATGAGCTCTTTAAAGGGACAATAGCCGAGGGAGCTGAGATAATCTTCGAGGAAGAAGAAGCCGTATTTAAATGTAGAAATTGTGGATACGAGTGGCGTCTTAGCGAGGTGAGGGAGAAGTTGGATGAAAGGATGAGAGAGGATATCCACTTTATTCCCGAGGTAGTTCATGCTTTTCTCTCTTGTCCAAGATGTGGGAGTCATGATTTTGAGGTTGTTAAAGGGAGGGGAGTTTACATAGCTGGAATAAAGATCGAAAAGGAGGGAGAACAATGA
- a CDS encoding M55 family metallopeptidase produces MKAFISIDLEGLPYIVSREHLFVKGSLYKEAREIATRLVKTAAEELNRLGFEEVIVADSHGPMVNVIPEEMPEFVSLVRGFPRPLSMVAFAKNSDIAIFLGYHAKAGTSRATFDHTYSGSTIDKVIINDIEVSEFLMNAMLLGEWNIPVGVLGGDEALREDTKLTPWIEFVPFKRASGRYSSISPSLKKIEEELRGAIQRAVNKLKRGELRPLKTEYPIKVRVRFLNSAYAEVAELLPFVERTSGKEIQYVAKSMEEAYKIFEALVFAAAGVSYITSR; encoded by the coding sequence ATGAAGGCCTTCATTTCTATTGACCTAGAAGGTCTTCCTTATATAGTTAGCAGGGAGCATCTCTTCGTTAAAGGGAGTTTATATAAAGAGGCAAGGGAGATAGCTACGAGACTTGTAAAAACTGCTGCTGAAGAATTGAATAGGCTAGGATTTGAGGAGGTTATAGTAGCAGATTCTCACGGCCCCATGGTGAACGTTATTCCCGAGGAGATGCCAGAATTCGTATCCCTCGTTAGAGGCTTTCCAAGGCCACTCAGCATGGTAGCTTTTGCCAAGAATTCTGACATCGCCATATTCCTTGGCTACCATGCGAAGGCCGGAACCAGTAGGGCTACGTTCGATCACACCTATAGCGGATCAACTATTGACAAGGTCATCATTAATGACATCGAGGTGAGCGAATTCTTAATGAACGCTATGCTACTCGGCGAGTGGAATATCCCAGTAGGTGTCCTAGGAGGAGATGAAGCCCTAAGAGAGGATACCAAGTTAACTCCCTGGATAGAATTTGTCCCCTTTAAGAGGGCTTCAGGGAGGTACTCGTCGATAAGCCCATCATTAAAGAAAATTGAAGAGGAATTAAGGGGAGCAATCCAAAGGGCCGTTAATAAGCTTAAAAGAGGGGAACTTAGACCATTGAAAACGGAATATCCAATTAAGGTCAGGGTTAGGTTCCTAAACAGCGCATACGCCGAAGTTGCAGAATTGCTACCCTTCGTTGAAAGGACTAGTGGAAAAGAAATCCAATACGTTGCAAAATCAATGGAAGAGGCTTATAAGATATTTGAAGCCCTCGTGTTCGCGGCCGCAGGAGTTTCATATATAACTTCTAGATAG
- a CDS encoding TrpB-like pyridoxal phosphate-dependent enzyme, protein MIVFGSKAEIHAKSILKDGEIPKRWYNILPDLPEPLSPPLDPETNETINPEKLTRIFAKELIKQEFSEKRYIKIPKEVRELYAKIGRPTPLFRATNLEKILKTPARIYFKYEGATVTGSHKINTALAQAYYAKKEGIKRLVTETGAGQWGTALSLAGALIGLKVRVYMTRASYYQKPYRKILMEIYGAEVFPSPSENTEVGKRFLREDPNHPGSLGIAISEAIEDVLSDEKARYSLGSVLNHVLMHQTVIGLEAKKQVKEFEEPDVIIGCVGGGSNFAGLSYPFIKDVLDGKAEYEFIAVEPRAVPTMTKGVYTYDYGDSAGLTPKIKMYTLGHTYYVPPIHAGGLRYHGLAPTLSVLMNHGIVKPMAYHQTEVFEAAVLFAKAEGIVPAPESAHAVRAVIDKALEAKRKGEETVILFNLSGHGLLDLKGYEDYLEGKLEDYEPQILNLSMAPRPPNAL, encoded by the coding sequence GTGATCGTTTTTGGATCCAAAGCAGAAATCCACGCTAAGTCAATACTGAAGGATGGAGAAATTCCAAAGAGATGGTATAATATCCTACCGGATCTTCCAGAACCTCTAAGCCCCCCTCTCGATCCAGAGACGAATGAAACAATTAACCCAGAAAAACTAACTAGGATATTTGCAAAAGAGCTAATAAAGCAAGAATTTAGTGAGAAGAGGTACATCAAGATACCCAAAGAGGTAAGAGAACTGTATGCAAAAATAGGAAGGCCTACACCGCTTTTTAGAGCTACAAATCTGGAGAAAATCTTGAAAACTCCTGCAAGGATTTACTTTAAATATGAAGGAGCTACAGTAACTGGGAGTCACAAGATAAATACCGCACTAGCCCAAGCTTATTATGCCAAGAAGGAAGGGATCAAAAGACTCGTCACTGAAACGGGAGCAGGACAGTGGGGGACTGCTCTAAGTTTAGCCGGGGCATTAATTGGTCTTAAAGTTAGAGTTTACATGACCAGGGCTAGTTACTACCAGAAACCGTACAGAAAGATTCTAATGGAAATCTACGGAGCTGAAGTCTTCCCAAGTCCGAGCGAGAACACCGAGGTAGGGAAAAGGTTCCTCAGGGAAGATCCAAATCATCCAGGAAGCTTGGGAATAGCCATTAGCGAAGCTATAGAAGATGTTCTAAGTGATGAGAAGGCCAGATATTCCCTGGGGAGCGTTTTAAATCATGTCCTGATGCATCAAACCGTGATTGGACTAGAGGCCAAAAAGCAGGTTAAAGAGTTCGAAGAGCCGGATGTAATAATTGGATGCGTAGGTGGGGGAAGCAACTTCGCTGGATTAAGCTACCCATTTATAAAGGATGTCCTAGATGGAAAAGCGGAGTACGAATTTATAGCCGTGGAGCCCAGGGCCGTTCCAACTATGACCAAAGGAGTTTACACTTACGATTATGGCGATTCTGCTGGCTTAACACCAAAGATAAAGATGTATACCCTAGGGCACACCTACTATGTTCCACCCATACATGCAGGTGGATTAAGATACCATGGACTAGCACCAACCCTTAGCGTACTCATGAATCACGGAATAGTAAAGCCAATGGCATATCATCAGACGGAGGTATTTGAAGCGGCCGTTCTCTTTGCAAAAGCGGAAGGGATAGTTCCAGCACCGGAAAGTGCACATGCAGTTAGGGCAGTAATTGATAAGGCGTTAGAGGCCAAAAGAAAGGGAGAAGAAACTGTGATACTCTTCAATCTAAGCGGACATGGACTTTTAGATTTAAAGGGGTATGAAGACTATCTAGAGGGGAAGCTCGAGGATTACGAACCTCAAATCTTAAACCTAAGTATGGCCCCGAGGCCACCAAATGCCCTATAG
- the prf1 gene encoding peptide chain release factor aRF-1 produces MTRHDAQLYELKKKIEELKKIRGRGTELISLYIPAGYDLSKVMQQLREEYSTAQNIKSKTTRKNVLGALERAMQHLKLYKQTPENGLALFVGNVSEIEGNTDIRLWAIIPPEPLNVRLYRCDQTFVTEPLEEMLRVKDAYGLITVEKNEATIGLLRGKRIELLDELTSNVPGKTRAGGQSARRYERIREQETHEFMKRIGEHANRAFLPLLEKGELKGIIIGGPGPTKEEFVEGEYLHHELKKKILGVVDISYHGEYGLRELVEKASDILRDHEVIREKKLVNEFLKHVVKDTGLATYGEREVRRALEIGAVDVLLISEGYNKVRVRVKCNHCGWEELKTMSEEEYEVYRKKITKCPKCGSQNLTIEKWDVAEELIKMAEEAGSDVEIISLDTEEGQQFYRAFGGLGAILRFKI; encoded by the coding sequence ATGACACGTCATGATGCTCAACTTTACGAATTAAAGAAGAAAATAGAGGAGCTAAAAAAGATAAGGGGTCGAGGGACTGAGTTGATATCCCTCTATATCCCTGCTGGTTATGACCTCAGTAAGGTCATGCAACAGCTCAGGGAGGAGTACAGTACGGCCCAAAATATAAAGTCAAAAACGACAAGGAAAAACGTTCTTGGGGCTCTGGAAAGGGCAATGCAACATTTAAAGCTATATAAGCAAACTCCAGAAAATGGCTTAGCCCTTTTTGTGGGTAACGTTAGTGAAATAGAAGGAAATACTGACATCAGGCTATGGGCAATAATTCCCCCCGAACCCCTAAACGTAAGACTTTATCGATGTGATCAAACTTTCGTCACTGAACCTCTTGAAGAGATGCTTAGGGTTAAGGATGCTTATGGCTTGATAACGGTTGAGAAGAATGAAGCCACCATAGGGCTACTTAGGGGGAAAAGAATAGAACTACTTGATGAGCTAACTTCTAATGTCCCTGGAAAGACGAGGGCTGGTGGACAGTCAGCTAGACGTTATGAGAGAATTAGAGAGCAAGAAACGCATGAATTCATGAAGAGGATTGGTGAACATGCAAACAGGGCGTTTCTTCCTTTACTTGAAAAAGGAGAACTAAAGGGAATTATCATTGGTGGCCCTGGGCCGACGAAAGAGGAGTTTGTTGAAGGGGAGTACCTACACCACGAGCTCAAGAAGAAGATACTTGGAGTCGTGGATATAAGCTACCATGGAGAGTACGGGCTTAGGGAATTAGTTGAGAAGGCTAGCGACATATTGAGAGATCACGAGGTTATTAGAGAGAAAAAACTAGTTAATGAGTTTCTTAAGCATGTAGTAAAGGATACGGGGCTTGCAACTTACGGTGAGAGGGAAGTTAGGAGGGCATTAGAAATAGGTGCCGTTGACGTTCTATTAATAAGTGAGGGGTACAACAAGGTTAGGGTTAGGGTTAAGTGCAACCACTGCGGTTGGGAAGAGCTGAAGACCATGAGCGAGGAAGAATACGAAGTCTATAGGAAGAAAATTACTAAATGCCCCAAGTGTGGAAGTCAGAACTTAACAATCGAAAAGTGGGATGTTGCAGAGGAGTTAATAAAAATGGCAGAGGAAGCGGGATCGGATGTCGAAATAATATCCCTAGACACTGAAGAAGGTCAGCAGTTCTATAGGGCATTTGGTGGCCTCGGGGCCATACTTAGGTTTAAGATTTGA
- a CDS encoding glycosyltransferase family 2 protein: protein MKLESARVSSREDSELLSFVKSLGIEVNEKALPIIGRYYIRILDVEYTSESWDGLREIINKLRKTYIVMPAYNEEKTIGSVLDSLLKVFKPNNIIVVDDGSKDKTREIAKSKGVHVISHIINRGLGGALGTGIYYALMRGAEIIVTFDADGQHLLEDALKVIKPVVEGRADLAIGSRFKGDIGQMPLVKRIGNIVLNTITAVFAMRYVTDSQSGLRAFSRACASKIKITCDGYAVSSEIIVEASRGKCKIVEVPIKAVYTEYSMKKGTNVMEGIKIAINLLLDIFRR, encoded by the coding sequence GTGAAGCTCGAGAGTGCTAGAGTATCCTCAAGGGAGGATAGCGAGCTTTTAAGTTTCGTGAAATCTTTAGGTATTGAAGTCAATGAAAAAGCCTTACCCATAATTGGAAGATATTATATAAGGATTTTAGATGTAGAATACACTTCAGAATCCTGGGACGGATTAAGAGAGATAATTAATAAATTGCGAAAGACCTACATAGTAATGCCAGCCTACAATGAAGAAAAGACAATAGGATCTGTTCTCGATTCTCTTTTAAAGGTATTCAAACCCAATAATATTATCGTTGTTGATGATGGAAGCAAGGATAAAACAAGAGAGATTGCCAAGTCAAAGGGAGTCCATGTTATAAGCCATATAATAAACAGAGGACTTGGAGGAGCCCTTGGAACCGGAATTTACTATGCCTTAATGAGGGGAGCCGAAATAATAGTCACATTTGATGCCGACGGGCAACATTTGCTTGAAGACGCTTTAAAGGTAATTAAGCCAGTGGTAGAAGGGAGGGCCGATCTAGCCATAGGAAGTAGATTTAAAGGAGATATAGGGCAGATGCCCCTGGTAAAGAGAATCGGGAACATAGTATTAAACACTATTACGGCAGTTTTTGCAATGAGGTACGTTACAGACTCCCAGAGTGGACTAAGGGCATTCTCAAGGGCGTGTGCTTCTAAGATAAAAATTACATGTGATGGTTATGCAGTCTCCAGCGAGATAATAGTGGAAGCATCGAGAGGAAAATGTAAAATAGTAGAAGTTCCAATAAAGGCTGTATATACTGAATATTCAATGAAAAAGGGAACTAACGTTATGGAGGGAATAAAAATAGCTATTAACCTGCTACTTGATATTTTCAGGAGGTGA
- a CDS encoding DUF2304 domain-containing protein encodes MYTIQYIAIIVILTLMIYAFFRHKKGKLELSDLITWEAFFIVLLIIALAPLRISIEIKRIFGLGRGLDALFVLTIGLTYILLFKLYLDIDKIEREITELNRKISIRLKELEDEIERKP; translated from the coding sequence ATGTATACGATTCAGTACATTGCCATTATAGTAATCCTTACCCTTATGATATACGCATTCTTTAGACATAAAAAGGGTAAATTAGAGCTCTCTGACTTAATAACTTGGGAGGCATTTTTTATAGTTCTCCTTATAATAGCCTTGGCCCCTCTACGAATTTCAATTGAAATAAAGAGAATTTTTGGACTTGGAAGAGGGCTTGATGCCTTGTTCGTTTTAACAATAGGACTTACCTATATTCTCCTCTTTAAGCTCTACCTTGACATTGATAAGATCGAAAGAGAAATAACTGAGCTAAACAGGAAAATATCGATCAGACTTAAAGAACTTGAAGATGAAATTGAGCGAAAACCTTAA
- a CDS encoding BlaI/MecI/CopY family transcriptional regulator: MEPSEFKLNQKGIKSVLPALEAEIMEYMWKIKEGTAGEVYEYLKQKHPEIRRSTVSILMNRLCEKGLLTRRMDRGRGGIKYIYTVTTTREEFERKIVEKIIDSLIANFREATYAYLAKKIKK, encoded by the coding sequence ATGGAACCTAGTGAATTTAAGCTTAATCAAAAGGGAATAAAATCTGTATTACCCGCACTCGAAGCGGAAATAATGGAATATATGTGGAAGATAAAAGAAGGAACAGCTGGAGAAGTTTATGAATACCTAAAGCAGAAACATCCTGAGATTAGAAGGTCAACGGTTAGTATATTAATGAATAGACTTTGCGAGAAAGGTCTTCTAACGAGAAGAATGGACAGAGGAAGAGGAGGAATTAAATACATATACACCGTAACCACTACAAGGGAAGAGTTCGAGAGAAAGATAGTTGAGAAAATTATAGATTCCTTAATAGCTAACTTTAGGGAGGCTACCTATGCATACCTCGCAAAGAAAATTAAAAAGTGA
- a CDS encoding M48 family metallopeptidase: protein MLIILFLIQMILIVKALGLKGLFIFLALIFGLFVLCKVSLKVKLPRNKYSKVTWEDMPWLYDGVARMANKARISTPNIYIEDNPIPTAYSFQNSIVLSAGLLEILNEEEVLAVAAHEIGHIKNGDTVLFPLLRYGKYIMGIITAIIVIFATGFITKVVSFLVFVIYAFSLLKFLRKREFLADRVALQIAEVPYALKSALEELKFYEEALKTKEMPLPTIQPSIRREEKREPQIFPLPSTHPSYDERIARIIAIVEMYRRLEFLN, encoded by the coding sequence ATGTTAATAATCCTTTTTCTAATTCAGATGATATTAATTGTAAAAGCTCTGGGCTTAAAGGGGTTATTTATATTCCTTGCCCTTATCTTTGGGCTGTTCGTTCTATGTAAAGTTTCATTAAAAGTGAAACTACCCCGCAATAAATACTCAAAGGTTACATGGGAGGATATGCCTTGGCTTTACGATGGGGTAGCTAGGATGGCAAACAAGGCCAGGATATCTACGCCGAACATATACATAGAGGATAATCCAATCCCAACAGCATACTCTTTTCAGAATTCAATAGTACTCTCGGCGGGACTCCTTGAGATACTTAACGAAGAAGAAGTACTTGCGGTAGCAGCCCATGAGATTGGACATATAAAGAATGGAGACACGGTATTATTTCCCCTATTAAGGTATGGAAAATATATAATGGGGATAATAACGGCAATAATTGTAATCTTCGCAACTGGTTTTATAACTAAGGTAGTATCTTTCCTGGTATTCGTGATATATGCCTTTTCGCTCTTAAAATTCCTAAGAAAAAGGGAGTTTTTGGCCGATAGGGTAGCGCTTCAAATTGCAGAAGTTCCGTATGCCCTTAAAAGTGCTTTGGAAGAACTTAAATTCTATGAAGAAGCCCTTAAAACTAAAGAGATGCCACTTCCAACTATCCAACCATCTATAAGGAGAGAGGAAAAAAGGGAACCCCAAATTTTTCCATTACCAAGCACCCATCCAAGTTACGATGAAAGGATAGCAAGGATAATCGCAATAGTTGAGATGTATAGAAGATTAGAGTTCTTAAACTAG
- a CDS encoding deoxycytidylate deaminase, whose protein sequence is MKVEIVLDKEKAEKIKKIRPTKDEYFMLIAKLVSLRATCPRLRVGAVAVKDGYILATGYNGAPRNMDHCIDVGCIMVDGHCHRAVHAEQNVIAMAARKGISLEGATLYVTHFPCDTCLKLLINAGIKEIVYEEMYPNEVTEMLLKEAQEKGLIKIRQFKLSRERVKEFLEELFPEFCMEKND, encoded by the coding sequence ATGAAGGTTGAAATAGTATTAGATAAGGAAAAAGCTGAAAAAATAAAGAAGATCAGACCAACAAAAGATGAATATTTTATGTTAATAGCTAAGTTAGTCTCCTTAAGGGCCACGTGCCCCAGACTAAGAGTGGGGGCCGTTGCGGTTAAAGATGGATATATCTTAGCAACGGGCTACAATGGAGCACCTCGAAACATGGATCATTGCATAGACGTTGGATGTATAATGGTGGATGGACACTGTCATAGGGCCGTCCATGCAGAACAAAACGTTATAGCCATGGCCGCAAGAAAAGGGATAAGCCTTGAAGGAGCAACCCTTTACGTTACTCATTTTCCATGTGACACCTGCTTAAAACTCCTAATAAACGCTGGAATTAAGGAGATAGTCTACGAGGAAATGTATCCCAATGAGGTCACAGAAATGTTACTAAAAGAGGCCCAGGAAAAAGGATTAATAAAAATTAGACAATTCAAGCTCTCCAGGGAAAGAGTAAAAGAATTTCTTGAGGAGCTTTTCCCTGAGTTCTGTATGGAAAAAAATGATTAA
- the uppS gene encoding polyprenyl diphosphate synthase: MIYRIISHIPKIFFKPAYDLYERYLIEKVKSGVLPKHVAIIMDGNRRWARKHEKPPWYGHLFGSKKLEEILEWCHELGIRILTVYAFSTENFKRSKEEVDRLMKLFEEKFRELVTDKRVHEYGVRVNVIGRKELLPKSVRDAVEEAERATRKYNNYILNVALAYGGRSEIVDAVKDIARDVISGKLRIEEIDEELLRRYLYVPNMPDPDIVIRTGGEVRISNFLLYQIAYSELFFVDVYFPEFRKIDFLRIIREFQKRERRFGR, encoded by the coding sequence ATGATATATCGTATTATCTCCCATATTCCAAAAATATTTTTTAAACCTGCCTACGATTTATACGAGAGGTATTTAATAGAAAAAGTGAAGTCTGGGGTTCTTCCCAAGCATGTTGCAATAATAATGGATGGAAATAGAAGATGGGCAAGAAAGCATGAGAAGCCTCCTTGGTATGGTCATCTCTTTGGTTCCAAGAAACTTGAGGAAATTTTAGAATGGTGCCACGAATTGGGAATTAGGATATTGACGGTATATGCCTTTTCTACTGAGAATTTCAAGAGATCCAAAGAAGAGGTTGACAGACTGATGAAGTTGTTTGAAGAAAAATTTAGGGAGTTAGTTACGGACAAAAGGGTTCACGAGTATGGGGTTAGGGTGAACGTTATAGGTAGAAAGGAACTCCTTCCAAAAAGTGTCAGAGATGCCGTGGAAGAAGCTGAAAGGGCTACAAGAAAATACAATAATTATATCCTAAACGTCGCTTTAGCTTATGGTGGAAGGAGTGAAATTGTTGATGCTGTTAAGGATATCGCTAGGGATGTAATAAGCGGGAAACTCAGAATAGAAGAAATAGATGAAGAACTTTTGAGAAGATACTTATACGTTCCAAATATGCCAGATCCCGATATTGTGATTAGAACTGGAGGGGAGGTTAGGATAAGCAACTTTCTCCTTTATCAGATAGCATATAGCGAGCTGTTCTTCGTTGATGTATACTTCCCAGAGTTTAGGAAGATTGACTTTTTGAGAATAATAAGGGAGTTCCAAAAAAGAGAGAGAAGATTTGGACGTTAA
- a CDS encoding gamma carbonic anhydrase family protein — MAIYEINGKKPRIHPSAFVDENAVVIGDVVLEEKTSVWPSAVLRGDIEQIYVGKYSNVQDNVSIHTSHGYPTEIGEYVTIGHNAMVHGAKVGNYVIIGISSVILDGAKIGDHVIIGAGAVVPPNKEIPDYSLVLGVPGKVVRQLTEEEIEWTKKNAEIYVELAEKHIKGRKRI; from the coding sequence ATGGCGATTTACGAGATTAATGGAAAAAAACCGAGAATTCACCCTTCGGCGTTTGTAGATGAGAATGCTGTTGTAATAGGAGATGTAGTCTTGGAGGAAAAAACCAGTGTCTGGCCTTCAGCAGTCCTTAGAGGTGATATTGAGCAAATTTACGTGGGGAAGTATTCCAATGTTCAGGATAATGTTAGTATCCACACATCTCACGGTTACCCAACGGAGATAGGAGAGTACGTTACCATAGGCCATAATGCAATGGTTCATGGGGCAAAGGTCGGGAATTACGTTATAATTGGAATTAGTTCCGTGATCTTGGATGGGGCAAAAATTGGAGATCATGTGATCATTGGAGCTGGGGCCGTTGTTCCCCCGAACAAGGAGATCCCAGATTACAGTTTGGTTCTTGGCGTTCCAGGGAAGGTTGTTAGACAACTAACTGAAGAAGAAATTGAATGGACCAAGAAGAACGCTGAAATATATGTGGAGCTAGCTGAAAAGCACATTAAGGGGAGAAAGAGGATATGA
- the lrpA gene encoding HTH-type transcriptional regulator LrpA, translated as MIDERDKIILEILSKDARTPFTEIAKKLGISETAVRKRVKALEEKGIIEGYTIRINPKKLGYSLVTITGVDTRPEKLFEVAEKLKEFEFVRELYLSSGDHMIMAVIWARDGEDLADIISNKIGKIDGVTKVCPAIILEKLK; from the coding sequence ATGATTGATGAGAGGGATAAGATAATACTTGAAATATTATCAAAGGATGCGAGAACCCCATTTACTGAAATTGCAAAGAAACTTGGTATAAGCGAGACAGCTGTGAGGAAGAGGGTTAAGGCCTTAGAGGAGAAGGGAATTATCGAGGGATACACAATAAGGATAAATCCTAAAAAGTTGGGTTACTCCTTGGTTACAATAACAGGCGTTGATACTAGGCCAGAAAAACTATTTGAGGTAGCTGAGAAACTCAAAGAGTTTGAATTCGTGAGGGAGCTTTATCTCTCTAGTGGAGATCATATGATAATGGCCGTAATCTGGGCCAGAGATGGAGAGGACCTTGCAGACATTATATCAAATAAAATAGGTAAAATAGATGGTGTAACTAAAGTCTGTCCAGCAATAATCCTTGAAAAATTAAAATAG